GGATTATGACAGTCATTCTTTCAACCCATCCTCATGAAGCAGAGGAGGCAGCCCGGCTGCTGGATGAAAAAGTAAGGCACTTTGAATTAACAGATTATTTCGACGAAGTTTATGCCACGGCTGAATATCCAAAGGCTAAGGCTGAAAAGATGCTTGAAGTTCTCGAGCGCCATAACCTTACAAAGGACGAGGCCCTCATGGTGGGCGACTCTTATAAGTGGGACTATGCCCCTGCGCAAAGTGTTGAAATAGACGCTGTGCTTATCAACTCAGATTATCATCAAGAAAATAGAGAGAATGAGCCCGTCCAAAAGCTCATAGATGATCTAGACGGTTTACTTCCCCTATTAGGTCTCCCCGCGGTCCCATTGAACACTCTCTCGATTTGACGGGGCAAATAAGGCCATATTTAGGGTAATAAAAAACCAGAGGCATCACTTACGTAATTACTCTGGTTTAGTGGCCACGCACAGCGGGTGCTGTGTGTGGCCGGTATAGGTGCATCACTGACGCGTACGTTTTTCAATGAGAATCTCTCGATTGGCAAACGGGCATGTCCAGATGTGGTTCCAAGGTTCTGCAAATGTGTACGCCCAGTCTGAAGGGATCTCCTTATCGCTGTTCGTAAGTAACACACTTTTGGAATCTTGAGAGGTGAACGTCACCGTCTTTGCCACCTCGTCAACTACAGGGAGTTGACGTGTGTACACCGTGATCATGGTGTTACCCTCGAAGATCACAGTCTGATAGAGTCCTGACATTGGGTAGGTGCGCGGGCTGTTGTTGTAGAAGAGCACGCCTCGGGCATTCCCTGCCTGGGCTACTATCACCACAGAGTCCCTGGCGGGAATCTTGTGGAGAGCCTTGAAGGCTTTAGGTGGCGTTACGATGCCCAGCTCTATGAGGCCGACATTTTGTCTTTTTGCGGGAGTGTAGGATTTCACCACAATCTCTCCCGGCATATCGTGGTAGCTGACCGTCTTGTTGGACGTGCCGTCCAGGTTTTTCAGCGCCGATACCGCAATGTGTGGAAATGAGGTGGCGGCAGTGCGGTAGTACACCACGTTGCTTGCCTGGGAAGGGGGATAGGTATCGCGCACAGCTTGCGCAATGGATAGGGAAAAGATGGTTGCGGCAAAGACAAGAGCGAAAACGAATCTCATGTTAAAGTGACAAGTCACGGGCTTTCGGCCCGATCTCTTTCAGAACCTGATAAAAGACGTGCGGAATATACCATTTTTTGGTTAATAAGTCAATGCGCTAACCCTTGGGCACGAAAAGCTTCCCCATGGTGGTGTGGTCTCGCCCAAAGTTCGTTGTGACTAGGAAGTGTCTATGCTAAGATCGCCATGGTCACAACGGGATTGTGATATATCTATAAGTCCAGCCGTTTTGCTGGCAAGGAATGAATATTGGAACAAGGTTACCCGCGGCTTTTTGCCGATATTGACGCTTTCCGTAAAGGGAATTCCTCTGAAAGGATGCATGAAAGGTTCGCGTACATGTACTCAGAAACGGGTCTGTATGAATGTCACCTGGATCG
This DNA window, taken from Verrucomicrobiia bacterium, encodes the following:
- a CDS encoding HAD hydrolase-like protein, with amino-acid sequence PHATKRTRHPVWLYLDEQLKHSYLEHMSLTPQAAETLTLLRENGIMTVILSTHPHEAEEAARLLDEKVRHFELTDYFDEVYATAEYPKAKAEKMLEVLERHNLTKDEALMVGDSYKWDYAPAQSVEIDAVLINSDYHQENRENEPVQKLIDDLDGLLPLLGLPAVPLNTLSI